The sequence below is a genomic window from Thiomonas sp. FB-Cd.
CCCTGCAACGCTGGCGCAGCGAAGAACGCGGCCAGCCGTACATCAAGCTCTCAAAGGCCATCCGCTATCCAGTCGATGAGATCGTCACCTATGAGCAGGCGATCCGCCAGGGCATGTCCCACGAAGTGCCGCTGCCATCCTTGAACGACGCGCAGCCCGTTGTCGAATCTCCCGCGCCCGCCGCCCCCGAACCGAAGCGGTATTACTTGAGCGAGGCCTTCGCACTCATCGCGCAGTACGGCAGTCTTGAAGCGGCCGAGGCCGCGCTGACGGAGGCGCGCGATGAAGCCCAAGGTTGATGCCGATAGACAGAGTGTTGTGTCCAGCCCGGAAGAGCCAGTCATCACGTATCCGGTCCTCGATGAAACCCAGTTGTCCTCGAGGTGGAATCTCTCACCCAAGACGCTGCAAAAGTGGCGCTCGGAAGGAATCGGCCCGCCCGCCTGGCACCTCAACAGATCTATCCGTTACCTTCTGATGGAGGTTGAGGCCTTCGAGCGCAAGGCTCGGGTCACTTGGAAATCCCCTGCCGGACGCCCTTTGTCCGAATCCTCGCCCACGGCACGTGAAGACGCCATCGAGCAGATGATGCAGAAGCGGCCTGAACGCCGTGATCGGGTTTTCTACTCAGCCAAAGAGGTGGTCGACATCACTGGATTGCCCGGTTACTGGATTCACCAGAATCAGGAACGCCTGCGGCTCGGCATTCCGTTCTACCGGATCGCAAACGGTGACGCCATCCGCTTCAGCATCGAGGAACTCTTCCTCTGGGAGATGCATCACCTGCGCCCATGCCGGTACCCAGCAAAAGGGAATGCTGATGCCCCGTAGTTGGGACGGGGCGTGGCGAAGTGTGTTGCCCTACGTTCCTATATTTCGTTGATTAGTTGAAATTGGAGAACAAATGGAACACACTCCATCAATGCTCTCCGAGACCCACACCCAGCGCATCCTTGATCTGGCCAGCCAGAGAGTGCTGCTACGTGCCAGCGATCTGGACGCCATCAGCTCGCCCCGGGTCATCCTGACGCGCATGACTGCAGCAGGACTGCTGGAACGGGTCGGGCGTGGTCTTTACCGTCTGCCAGGCGCACAGGTGACGGAATTTGAGAGTCTTGCCCTTGTCGCCACCAGGGTGCCACAAGCCGTGTTCAGCCTACTCACAGCACTCCAGTTGCACGGGCTGACCACCCAACTGCCGCGTCAAATATGGATCGCCATGCCACGCGGCAGCCACTCACCCCGGATCGACTTTCCGCCGATCCGGATGGTTCAGATGGCCGGTAGGGCTTATCTGGCAGGCGTCGAGGAGCACTTGTGCAACGGGGTGAAGGTGCGGATCTACAGCCCGGCCAAGACCGTGGTCGATTGCTTCAAACATCGCAACAAGATCGGTCTGGATGTGGCGCTGGAAGCCTTGAAAGACGCCTGGAGGACGCGCAAGGCCTCTGTGGACGATCTGTGGCGCTACGCCCAGGACTGCCGCGTCGCCACTGTGATGCGCCCCTACATGGAGGCAGTCGCCCACGAGTGACGCCACGGCCTCCGAGACGGGTAGGGTTCTCTTTGGTTTAAAAATTTGGTAGGATGACGGTTGTTTTAAACCCAACCAAAGGAGGCGTCATGATTGCAGATCGCATTCGTCAAGCACGATTGGCGGCAGGCCTGACCCTGGGTGCGTTGGGCGAACAGGTGGGTGTTTCTCACACCGCCATCCAGAAGTACGAGAAGGGCCTGCTGACGCCATCGTCGACTCAGCTACTCAAGCTGGCCCGCGCCTGCGGCATCCGGACCGAATACTTCTTTCGCACGCATACGGTTGAACTGCTGCAGCCCGAGTTCCGCAAGCTCTCGACCTTTGGCAAGACGGCGCAGGATGCGCTGAAGATCAAGGTCGTCGAGTTGGTGGAAAAGCGCGTGGAGTTGCTCGGCGCATTTCCCGAACTGCCGTTCCCGGCGTTTGCACCGCCCGCGAATCTGCCTGAGCACATCACCTCGCTGGATGAGATCGATGCGTTCTCGGATTCGGTCCGCAACGCTTGGCAGTTGGGGCTGAATCCGATTGCTGACCTCACCGACACCCTCGAAGGCCTTGGCTTGCTGGTCATCGTGGTAGATGAGGAGAACCCGGGCTTCTCTGGCTTGACGGCCAAGGCACGGACCGAAGATGGCCGGGAGTATCCGGTCGTGGCGGTTTCCAAGCGCTGGCCCGGTGATCGGCAGCGGTTCACGCTGGCGCATGAGTTGGGGCACCTGCTGCTCGAAGGACGACTGGCTGACGGCATCAACGAAGAGAAAGCCTGCGACCGGTTCGCCGGTGCCTTCCTGGCTCCGGGTGTCGCGGTATTGCAGTTGCTTGGGGCACAACGCCATGCGCTGGAATGGCAAGAGCTGTATGTGCTCAAGCACGAGTTCGGTCTGTCGATGACCGGATGGCTGCAGCGCGCCAAACAGTGTGGCGTGATCACCGAGGCCGCTCACCTCTCTATGTTCAAGCGGTTTTCGGCCAAGGGCTGGCGCAAGACCGAGCCTGGCCAGCCACTGCCGCAAGAGCATCCACGACTGTTTGATCAGTTGGTGTACCGCGCCTTGGCCGAGCAATACATTTCCGAAGGCAAGGCGGCGGAATTGCTGGGCATCCCGATGATGCGCTTCCACAAAGAACGCCAGCTGGAGTCATCGGATGCGGTTGCTCATCAGTGATGCGAACATCTTGATCGATATGGAAGCGGGAGCGTTGATGGAGACGCTCTTCCAGCTTCCGATGCAGTTCGGCATCCCTGATCTGCTGTACTACGAAGAAATTGAACCGGGCAGCCCTGGCCTTGAGGACCTGGGCTTGCAGGTCATGGAGGTCAGCGGCGACTTCGTGGCGTATGCCGAGCAGTTGCCAGGCCAGCACAACCATCTGCTTCCCGCTAAAAACGGTCCCAAGCCCAGTCACAACGACTACTTGGCGCTGGCGCTTGCGAAGCAAGAGACTTGCACTTTGCTGACCGGCGACGCCAATTTGCGGATTGTTGCCAACAAGGAGCAGGTCAACGTCATGGGCACCATCGGGCTGCTGTGCGCCATGATCGAGAACCAGCTGCTGTCAGTCGACGACGCCTTCAAGGCACTTGACCGCATGAAATCAGGCAAGCGACGGCTGCCCTGGCCGGAAGCCGAAAAAGTGCTGAAGGCGCTGCGTTGATCAGGTTCTGCCATCGGCAGGCAACCATTGCGGGCCAGTGGCTTTAGGCCAATGTCCGCTGCAACACGCTCCATGCGGTAGCCCAGTCGATCCGCTCCTGCTCCAAGCGAACGTTTTGCCCCCAGCGCTGCTGCTTGAGATCCCGATAGAGTTGCTGCTCTGGCTCCGTCAGTAGCGTCAGTTCCGTTGCCGGATGCTGCGCCAATTCATCCACCCACAGCGCCTTGTGTTGCAGCAAGGTGTCACACACAGGACCCCGGTCGCACACGCAGAATGTGCGGGAACCCCGCGTGGCATGCGGGAAGCACAAATGAAAACGCCCAACTGAGAACAGTTGGGCGTTGAATTTTGGTGGCCAGGGACGGAATCGAACCGCCGACACGCGGATTTTCAATCCGCTGCTCTACCGACTGAGCTACCTGGCCGCAATGACATTGCACACGGGTTGGGGCGCTGAGCCTCCCGATCGGCACACCCAATCAGGTGCGCCTGCAAATAAAGCTCGCAATCATAGCAAACCAGCGGGCTCACGTTTGGGATGGACCATCTTCCGACGTTGATGGTTGGGCGAGCGCGCCTTTGCGGCCCGACCGACCCCAGTCCACGCCGAGTTGCTTGAGCTTGCGATACAGGTGCGTGCGCTCCAGCCCGGTCTTGTCCGCCACCCGGGTCATGCTTCCACCTTCGCGTGCGAGGTGAAACTCAAAGTAGGCGCGCTCGAAGTCATCGCGTGCTTCGCGCAGCGGGCGGTCGAGGGGAAACGATTGCTCAGCGATCAGCGGTGGTGGGGGCTCAGGCACTGCCTTGACTGCGGGAGGTGCGACGAGGTCTGCGCGAGATTTGGGCGCTGGCTTGCTCAAGCCTTGCTCGACGGCCCGCAGCAGTTTTTGCAGGGCGATCGGCTTCTCAAGAAAAGCCATCGCGCCGATGCGCGTGGCCTCCACAGCGTTGTCGATCGTTCCATGGCCAGACATCATGATCACGGGCATCGTCAGCTGGCCCGCTCCGGCCCACTCCTTGAGCAGCGTCACGCCGTCGGTGTCGGGCATCCAGATGTCGAGCAGCACGAGATCAGGCTGGTACTGCATGCGTATCTCACGGGCCTGCTGGGCGTTCTCGGCTGCCTCCACCGTATGGCCCTCATCGCTCAATATTTCGGACAACAGATCGCGAATGCCGATTTCGTCGTCCACAACCAGAATGCTTGCCATACGCTCAAAGGGTTCCGAAGTTTGCTGTCATGCAACGCCGTCTGGCGTTGGGCATGTCACAGCGGGAAATATAAGGGATACACGAGCCCCGCCAGATAAGGTCGCCGAGGCCAGATTTTGCACCTCAACGCGTGCATGATGCTCCTCAGCGATTTTCTTCACCACCGCCAACCCCAAACCAGTGCCGCGCAGCTTGGTTGTCACGTAGGGCTCGAAGGCACGCGACAGCACTTTATCGCTGAAACCGGGGCCGCTATCTTCCACCGACAGGCGCACACGCTGCGCGCCGCTGGTCGGCGAACGGTAGGTTTCGGTGCGAATGCTGACCTCGCGCCGCGCCTGACCGGCTACCGCATCGAGTGCATTTTGCAGCAGGTTGTGAATGACCTGGCGCAACTGCGTGGCATCCCCCTCGATACAGGGCAGTTGTGGCGCGAGCTCAGCGCGCACGATCGGCGCATCTTCGCCGTGAGGCGCGTCGCGCGCGCTCATGCCGCTGTAAAGATTCAGGACATCCCCCACCAGGCTGTTGAGGTCCATTGACGCAAGCTGAGTGGCCGGTGTACGGGCGTAATCGCGGAACTCATCGACCATGCGCCGCATGGCGGTGACCTGATTGACGATTGTGGTCGTGGCACGACCGAGCATCTCACGATCAGCGCCTTCGAGTTTGCCAGCCAGCTTCATCTGAAGGCGCTCGGCGGACAGCTGAATGGGGGTCAGTGGATTCTTGATTTCATGCGCCAGGCGCCGTGCCACCTCACCCCACGCCAGGGAGCGCTGCGCCGAGATGAGTTCGCTGATGTCGTCAAACACGACCACCGCCGCCCCTTGCCCGGGCAGCGCGAGGCGCGCCCCGCGCACGAGAAGGTTGAGCGCCGTTTCACTTCCCGGCGGGACGTAGTCGATCTGCTTGAGCCAGTGGTCGGCGCCACCACTGCCCATGAGTTCCTGGAACGCCACCTCAACCGCCGCCGCGAAGGGCTCAAGGCTTTCGACGCGATCGATGGGTGTGCCAATGCACCCCTGTAGCGGCACACGCAAGACGCGTGTGGCGCTGGGGTTTGCCAGGGTCAGGCGCATGCCATCACCCAGCACCAAAACACCCGCCGAAAGATTGTCCAGCACGCTTTGCAAGTACGCGCGCGATGCCTCAAGAGCCTGCCGACTGGTTTCCGCCTGCTGACGCGCCTCTGCCAGCTGCGCCGTCATCTCGTTGAATGAACGCGTCAGCGTGCCGAGCTCGTCTGCCGACTGCAACTCCGGGCGCGGTCGCAGATCCCCTCCGGCGACGGCCTTCATCCCGTCGGCCAGCAGCAGCAGGGGACGTGCAAGCTGGTTGCCCAGCAGCACGGCCATCAAGACGGCGGCGAACACGGCGAGAAAAAGGGTCAAGGTCAGCGTGGAGATGTACATGCGCCGCAGCCCCTCGCGCCCCAGCGCGCGCTCCTGGTACTCGGCGTAGGCGCGTTGCACCTCGAGTGCGCTGTGCGTGATCGCCGATGGCACGTTCTGCACCAACATCAAGTAGCGCTGGTGCCCCGGCAACAGAAGGCTGTGCGAAGGCAGTGGCACGACCACGCGCAGCTTCAGATTTTGGCCGCCCGCGGCCACCCCGTCGTCCCCCCCCTCCACGCTCGCCAATTGCCCAATCAGGCGCAGCTGGCGCATGGACTCTGCGCCCGGCAGATCTGGAATGAGTGCGAAGGGGTTCCCGCCTGCCGTCGCCAGGACGTTGCCGTTGCTGTCAAACACAGTGGCCTGTTCAGCGCCGATCTGCTGCAGCAACTGCTCGAGTTCGATGGGAGCAACGCCACCATGCCCATCACCGAGCTGCCCAGCCACGTTACGGGCCTTGGTCTGGAGATCCGCAAGCAACACGTCCAGTGTCGTGCGCCCAAGATTGAGGCCCGAGTCGAGGGCGCGCTCGACTTTCACGTCGAACCAGGTTTCGATGCTTCGCGCGACAAACTGGTAGGAGACGACATAAATCACGACGCCCGGCAGCACCCCGACCAATGTGAACACGATCGCGAGTTTGAACAACAGCCGGCTGCCGAAACGGCGCCTGCGAAGCCGCCAAAGCAGGCGCATCGACAACCCAAGAATGAGCAGCAACAGCAGCCCGGCGACGGCAATGTTGATCCAGTACAGTGCGCCGAAATAGGGGTTGATCGCTTGAGTGTTCTTGGTGGACACCGCAAGCAGAAAAACCAGGAAGACCACCAGCGGCAGACCCAGCGCCAGCGCCGTCCAGGCTGCTACCCGGGTGATGCGGTTGACTGTGGAGGGTTCCATACGAAACTGGTGGGCGGAAAGTCAGCCTGGAGCTGCCAGTCCGCCTGTGAGCCAACGTTGATCTGAAACGGGCGCGGAAGCTGGGACAAGTCCAGCTCGAAACTTCCCTGCAGCTGGTAGGTCAGACCCACGTGAAGATCCTTCGCCTCGGCGACCTTCAGATGCAGCACATGCTGGACATGGTTCAGCGCCTCCTCAAGCGTGCTGTAATTTTTCTGCAAAGCGCCTGTGGACACACGATACGTCTCCAAAAGCGGCTGGTAGATCAGGCGGGTGAGCATCTGTGCGCTTGCGACCTTCTGGTCGAACCACCACCAACGCCCGCGTACGACGCTGACCTGAGTGAGAAAATACAACGGGATGCCACGATGCAGCGCGTCTTCCAGCGCGCGCGGCAGGGCGAACACCACGGTGGCGCTTGCATACAGGCCATCGCTATCTTGCTCAACGCTGAGTGGCTGGGCGTCCACCGTAGCGGCACGGACCGTTGCGCACGGCAACCATAGCGGGGCGGTCGCGGCCAGGCCCAGTGTGATAAGCCCGCGGCGGCGTGCGGGATCAGGGACCTGCGGTGGCGTCATGCGTGGGCGTCATGCATCAGCGCGCTTTGCGAAAAGGGCATAAAAGAAACCGTCGCGCTCTGGCGACGTGCCGGGAAGGATTTGCCCAGGCGCAGCCAATGCTAGCGCATCGGGATGCCGCAGCAGAAAGGCCGCCGCCTGCTCACTGCCTTCTTCCGGAAACACAGAGCAGGTGGCATACAGCAGGCGTCCACCTGGTGCAAGCAGGGGCCACAGCGCGTCCAGCAGCACGGTTTGCTGCGCGGCGAGTTTTGTGATGTCGGACTCCTGCCGCAGCCAGCAGATGTCCGGATGACGACGCACGATGCCTGAGGCGCTACAGGGCGCGTCGAGCAAAATACGGTCAAACGGCACGCCATCCCACCATTGCGCGGGATGTGCGGCGTCCGCAGTGGCAACGCGCGCCGCGGGCAAGCGCAGTCGCGCCAGGGTCCCGCTAATGCGTGCGGCGCGCGCAGCGTCCTGGTCGAGCGCAAGCACATTGCACTCGGCGAGCTCCAGGACATGAGCGGTTTTGCCCCCCGGTGCTGCGCAGGCATCAAGCACTCGCATGCCGGGCTTCGCGTCGAGCAAGACAGCCGCGCGCTGCGCCGAAACATCCTGAACGCTGACTGCGCCCTCATCGAACAGCGGCAGCTCTTGCACGGGCACAGGGGTGCGCAGCACGAGGGCCTGTTCAAGACCGGACGACTCGGGCGCATCACCATCGAGTGCCCGGGCCCGCAGCAGCGCCGCATAGGCGTCGCGCGTGCCCCAGCGCGCGTTGACCCGCAGGGTCATCGCCGGACGCTGTGCAGCCGTGTCCAGCACCTCGCGCCAGCCCTCTGGGTAAGCGGCACGCAGATGGGCAATCCACCATGCCGGATGGTTGAAACGCGCCACGTCTTGCTGCAGCACCTGGGCCAGCAAGCGGTCCCTGCTGGCCTGAAGCCGCCGCAGCAGCGCGTTCACGAGCCCGCGTGCGTGGCGCGTTCCCGGGCGCAGTGCGCAAGCCTGCACGGCTTCGTTCACCAAGGTGTGGTCAGCATAGGGATGCGGCTCGGATGGGCTGCTCAGCAGCGCCATGGCGACGAGGACCAGATGTTCCAGTTCGGCCGGCTTGATGCGCTTGGGGTGCAGGGCCTCCAGCAGCGCGCGAGAGCGGCCAAGGCCACGCAGCGCCTCGAAACTCAGCGCCTGCGCCGCTCCACGTTGGTCCGGGGTCCAGGCCTGTGCCAGCGCCAAGCGCGGCAAGGCCGAAGCCAGCGACTGGCCCTGTACAACACAACCGAGAAGATCGGCTGCAGCGCGGAGATCGCGGTGCAGTGGCCGACGCTTCGTCGTGGAGCCGCCGGGATCGCCGGGTTGCGACCCAGCGGGGATGCCGGGAGTTCGTGCAGTTGGAGTTTTCACGCGGCGCGATGATGCACCGCGTCATGATGCCGCGTCAACCCGGGCCGCATGATCGATTGGGCAGATTGCGCATCCCTCAGGGGCATAAATAGGCGTAACCGTCGCGGTACTGCAGATTGGCCGCCTCGGCAACGCCCGAGGGCACGATGGTGGCGTCGATGATCACCTTGTCCTTGGAGATGCCGCGGTTGCTCAGCGTGTTGTTGCAGACGCGAAACGAAACGCCCTTGCTGGCCAGATCCCCGATATTGCCAGCGTACTCGGCGCCTTTCGCATCCTTCGCGCCACTGAGCATGAAATCGATGCCCGCGCCGTTGCCCACGACGACGATCTTGGCCGTGGGGTCCGCGGAGAGGTGGTTGCGCACATTGCCCAAAGCCCGCGAAGCCTGTGCGTCTCCCTGCGTGATGTGATAGACCACCTTCACCGGCCCTTCCTTCTCGGCCCTGCCTGCGGCATGGGCTGTGGTCGTGAAAGCTGCAGCGCCCGCGGCTGCCGAAGCCAGCAGAACCTTGCGGCGGGGGGATTTAATGGATGTCATGCAATGTCTCCTCGTGTTGGTGTGCGCATCGGGCCAGCATGTGCGCAAACCCCACATGCCATGGCAACCTCGACTGGTTGCTGCGATTGATGATGCGTGAGTTCGCCCGCAAACGCAACCGGGTGTAACGCGCATGTTCTGCCGCGGGGATGGAAAGACCGGGACACGCAGCCGCAAGCCTTCCTCATGCCTTGCCGCTGCGTGCCGCATCGATCAAGCAGATCGCTCAGGGCTTGATGTAGTACCAGCCCTCGGACTGCAGCTTGACCAGCTCATAAACACCAGCTGGCACGATGGTGGCTTCGAGGATCAGCCTGTCCTTCGGAATATTGAGGAAAGTCAGCGTGTTATTGCAGGCCTTGAACTGCACACCCTGGTTGGCCAGATTGCCGATCATGCCCTCAAACAGTGCCCCCTGAGGAGTCTTTGCACCGTTGAGCAGGAAACCGATGGCATTACCGTAGCCGACGACGATGAACTGCATCTTCGGGTCAAGTTCGAGGACGTTCTGGACGTTGATCAGCCCCTCATAGGCCTGCTCCAGACTGTCGCTGATTTGCATGACCACCTTCCACGGCTCGCTGGAGATGGGCTTGGCCGGTACGGGCCCCTGGCTTTGCGCCTGAGCCCGGGTGGTGACACCCAGACCTGCCAGCCCTGCTCCAAGGAGTTTGATGCGATCACGCGGGTTCATGCTGTGTACTCCAGGTAGACAAATGCGACAAGCCAGAGGTGATTTGCCCGGCGCTATGCGGACGCGTCCTCGCGCACCATATGGACGCTGAGCCGGTGCAGGCCCAGGCGCTGCCGACGGGCCAGCGCCCGGTAGGGCCAATACCCGATGAGCGTGGCGAACATCAGTGCCAGGGCATTGAACAGGACAGCGCCAAGGAACAGCCCCAGGACCTGCCCTGCCGCAAGCTGGCGCCAGTAAATCCCCACGGCAATGGCCGAGTTGACGACGCCCACACCCATGCCGATCGCCGCCATGATGCGCAGCAACGTGGGAAGTGTGAGGATGCCAGTGATGTGTTGGGGAGTCATGGGCCGATCGGCGGGTGTGGGGATGGTGGCTCAGCTGCGGATTTCGCCCTCGCCCAGGACCATCCATTTCTGGCTTGTCAGCCCCTCCAGGCCTACCGGGCCGCGGGCATGGAACTTGTCGGTGGAGATGCCGATCTCGGCACCGAGTCCGAATTCAAAGCCATCGGAAAAGCGCGTGGAGGCGTTGACCATGACGGTGGCTGAGTCCACCTCCCGCAAGAAGCGCATCGCGTGCGCATGGTTGGTCGTGAGAATGGTATCGGTGTGCTGCGATCCGTAGCGATTGATGTGGGCAATGGCCTCGTCCACATCCCGCACGATCTTGATCGAGATGATGGGCGCAAGATACTCGGTGCTCCAATCTTCCTCAGTGGCGTCGCGCAGCAGCGCGGCCGCGCCGGGCACGGCCTGGAGCAAAGCACGGCTTTGCGGGCAACAACGCATCTCCACGCCCTTGTGTGCGAACACGGCGCCGATGCGCGGCAGGAATGCCGCAGCCGACGCACCCGCCACCAGGAGCGACTCGGCTGCATTGCAGGGACTGTAGCGCTGGGTTTTGGCGTTGTCGGTGACCGTCACGGCCATGTCGAGGTCGACTTCGGCGTCGACATAGACGTGGCAGTTCCCGTCCAGATGCTTGATCACCGGAACACGTGCCTCGGCACTGATGCGCTCGATCAGACTCTTGCCGCCGCGCGGAATGATCACATCCACATACTGTGGCATGGTGATCAGCGCCCCGACCGCAGCGCGATCCGTGGTGGACACGAGCTGCACGGCGTCCGGCGGCAGATCGGCCTCCACCAGCGCCAGCGCAACGAGCGCAGCCAAGGCACGGTTGCTATGGATGGCCTCCGATCCCCCGCGCAGGATGACGGCATTGCCGGATTTGATGGCCAGCGATGCCGCCTCGATCGTCACGTTGGGGCGACTCTCGTAAATCATGCCGAAGACCCCGAGCGGCACGCGCATCCGACCCACGGTGATGCCACTGGGGCGTCGTCGCAAATCGGTCATCTCGCCAATGGGGTCAGGCAATGCGGCCACCTGCTCGCAGCTCTGCGCCATCTGCGCAATCACCTTGTCCGACAGCAT
It includes:
- a CDS encoding AbiEi antitoxin N-terminal domain-containing protein, whose protein sequence is MLSETHTQRILDLASQRVLLRASDLDAISSPRVILTRMTAAGLLERVGRGLYRLPGAQVTEFESLALVATRVPQAVFSLLTALQLHGLTTQLPRQIWIAMPRGSHSPRIDFPPIRMVQMAGRAYLAGVEEHLCNGVKVRIYSPAKTVVDCFKHRNKIGLDVALEALKDAWRTRKASVDDLWRYAQDCRVATVMRPYMEAVAHE
- a CDS encoding XRE family transcriptional regulator, with the protein product MIADRIRQARLAAGLTLGALGEQVGVSHTAIQKYEKGLLTPSSTQLLKLARACGIRTEYFFRTHTVELLQPEFRKLSTFGKTAQDALKIKVVELVEKRVELLGAFPELPFPAFAPPANLPEHITSLDEIDAFSDSVRNAWQLGLNPIADLTDTLEGLGLLVIVVDEENPGFSGLTAKARTEDGREYPVVAVSKRWPGDRQRFTLAHELGHLLLEGRLADGINEEKACDRFAGAFLAPGVAVLQLLGAQRHALEWQELYVLKHEFGLSMTGWLQRAKQCGVITEAAHLSMFKRFSAKGWRKTEPGQPLPQEHPRLFDQLVYRALAEQYISEGKAAELLGIPMMRFHKERQLESSDAVAHQ
- a CDS encoding PIN domain-containing protein: MRLLISDANILIDMEAGALMETLFQLPMQFGIPDLLYYEEIEPGSPGLEDLGLQVMEVSGDFVAYAEQLPGQHNHLLPAKNGPKPSHNDYLALALAKQETCTLLTGDANLRIVANKEQVNVMGTIGLLCAMIENQLLSVDDAFKALDRMKSGKRRLPWPEAEKVLKALR
- a CDS encoding Wadjet anti-phage system protein JetD domain-containing protein; this encodes MCDTLLQHKALWVDELAQHPATELTLLTEPEQQLYRDLKQQRWGQNVRLEQERIDWATAWSVLQRTLA
- a CDS encoding response regulator, which produces MASILVVDDEIGIRDLLSEILSDEGHTVEAAENAQQAREIRMQYQPDLVLLDIWMPDTDGVTLLKEWAGAGQLTMPVIMMSGHGTIDNAVEATRIGAMAFLEKPIALQKLLRAVEQGLSKPAPKSRADLVAPPAVKAVPEPPPPLIAEQSFPLDRPLREARDDFERAYFEFHLAREGGSMTRVADKTGLERTHLYRKLKQLGVDWGRSGRKGALAQPSTSEDGPSQT
- a CDS encoding ATP-binding protein; this encodes MEPSTVNRITRVAAWTALALGLPLVVFLVFLLAVSTKNTQAINPYFGALYWINIAVAGLLLLLILGLSMRLLWRLRRRRFGSRLLFKLAIVFTLVGVLPGVVIYVVSYQFVARSIETWFDVKVERALDSGLNLGRTTLDVLLADLQTKARNVAGQLGDGHGGVAPIELEQLLQQIGAEQATVFDSNGNVLATAGGNPFALIPDLPGAESMRQLRLIGQLASVEGGDDGVAAGGQNLKLRVVVPLPSHSLLLPGHQRYLMLVQNVPSAITHSALEVQRAYAEYQERALGREGLRRMYISTLTLTLFLAVFAAVLMAVLLGNQLARPLLLLADGMKAVAGGDLRPRPELQSADELGTLTRSFNEMTAQLAEARQQAETSRQALEASRAYLQSVLDNLSAGVLVLGDGMRLTLANPSATRVLRVPLQGCIGTPIDRVESLEPFAAAVEVAFQELMGSGGADHWLKQIDYVPPGSETALNLLVRGARLALPGQGAAVVVFDDISELISAQRSLAWGEVARRLAHEIKNPLTPIQLSAERLQMKLAGKLEGADREMLGRATTTIVNQVTAMRRMVDEFRDYARTPATQLASMDLNSLVGDVLNLYSGMSARDAPHGEDAPIVRAELAPQLPCIEGDATQLRQVIHNLLQNALDAVAGQARREVSIRTETYRSPTSGAQRVRLSVEDSGPGFSDKVLSRAFEPYVTTKLRGTGLGLAVVKKIAEEHHARVEVQNLASATLSGGARVSLIFPAVTCPTPDGVA
- a CDS encoding DUF4390 domain-containing protein; the encoded protein is MTPPQVPDPARRRGLITLGLAATAPLWLPCATVRAATVDAQPLSVEQDSDGLYASATVVFALPRALEDALHRGIPLYFLTQVSVVRGRWWWFDQKVASAQMLTRLIYQPLLETYRVSTGALQKNYSTLEEALNHVQHVLHLKVAEAKDLHVGLTYQLQGSFELDLSQLPRPFQINVGSQADWQLQADFPPTSFVWNPPQSTASPG
- the rsmB gene encoding 16S rRNA (cytosine(967)-C(5))-methyltransferase RsmB, yielding MKTPTARTPGIPAGSQPGDPGGSTTKRRPLHRDLRAAADLLGCVVQGQSLASALPRLALAQAWTPDQRGAAQALSFEALRGLGRSRALLEALHPKRIKPAELEHLVLVAMALLSSPSEPHPYADHTLVNEAVQACALRPGTRHARGLVNALLRRLQASRDRLLAQVLQQDVARFNHPAWWIAHLRAAYPEGWREVLDTAAQRPAMTLRVNARWGTRDAYAALLRARALDGDAPESSGLEQALVLRTPVPVQELPLFDEGAVSVQDVSAQRAAVLLDAKPGMRVLDACAAPGGKTAHVLELAECNVLALDQDAARAARISGTLARLRLPAARVATADAAHPAQWWDGVPFDRILLDAPCSASGIVRRHPDICWLRQESDITKLAAQQTVLLDALWPLLAPGGRLLYATCSVFPEEGSEQAAAFLLRHPDALALAAPGQILPGTSPERDGFFYALFAKRADA
- a CDS encoding DsrE family protein translates to MTSIKSPRRKVLLASAAAGAAAFTTTAHAAGRAEKEGPVKVVYHITQGDAQASRALGNVRNHLSADPTAKIVVVGNGAGIDFMLSGAKDAKGAEYAGNIGDLASKGVSFRVCNNTLSNRGISKDKVIIDATIVPSGVAEAANLQYRDGYAYLCP
- a CDS encoding DsrE family protein, whose translation is MNPRDRIKLLGAGLAGLGVTTRAQAQSQGPVPAKPISSEPWKVVMQISDSLEQAYEGLINVQNVLELDPKMQFIVVGYGNAIGFLLNGAKTPQGALFEGMIGNLANQGVQFKACNNTLTFLNIPKDRLILEATIVPAGVYELVKLQSEGWYYIKP